The following coding sequences lie in one Myxococcus xanthus genomic window:
- a CDS encoding Hint domain-containing protein codes for MSSQGLAALTSPAGHASHVRVKVLDDAGTWRNLSQLEGRDFLDAVEVDEDVDQPVSAATVTLKRQIELFSVAPLRADSKLNAANGQLIRPGREFTVEAAVSPIGMSPSGSEWHTLFHGDIDEVDFAGEQLVFRGRDLGGRLQDTFIEAERAYGDDVQGVAVEVVMQAILTDGGAGVVLHTPVSPGWRLRQYAQKKASVLDAVRDLAQQIGWEARYRWRESSGTFALTFSEPNRTNPPLAWTFGPDDYRDVAKLAASRTDVRNRVEVVFSDAGDLDVAGHVKTKSVVVEDAASQAAYGVRYMQIAEGASSNIDREVEARKMAEAALSDLCEPLAEQEIDLDFFLPVELGDLFRFLPNGVHYSDAQNLAVTGFRHVFSAEGDARTTLTTRGKPSFGISMWLEMDTRPGLGEPAHTSPPLLPLNINVTAVVNGFSLSLTPASSGPVASGYELHVSRSSGFTPSSSTLRGTFDTTAFGVFDLMPGATYFVRVVPRDRFGNRGNASPQLAVTPKQLEGASLSDAAVGFQHLLYPPTDNLIPNGYNEAGIRAVGKSPDGDRLVEDPVNARVGRWVRRVELANTGAWPGMSWTGGYGSTVPGGRLKCSPGDEFFAEVYVKASSITVGGMGTLHLLWEDGSGVYAGQNTGVFLGQVGTTYRRVTVKGTCPAGCTGVQLFWETQVAAADVGKRLYFDAVSMRKMVTFDLLAANTLKTSNYAEDGSGIPTAGAKLDNVGTTLKVASNNVQVGRYYLSDGFFRSVQALADTGSRIYYRGNNEGVPNIDRLNIQVLEGFAIAGAAGGAANFTWAHYHAVLQPQAVSDNLDALRFMEVGFYWAYSDSNAPQWLYGTSVPLADRKYQNGAVDGDASNATSAGFTFMYGDRFNRLRDAMANRLLYLKVRLHNASGYSAERWFFPPSSYNVNMLRSATGPASTPTGGGGGGGGSHGTCVAPWEPVLLADGSEVPAEVLRPGMRVLTMHEHERDGGIFEVTNVSRHQAARCTLTMTDGRVLVVTPDHRWRTFERGWTRTDELRPGETIDGAAPGRVARVKPSAAGDVMKITVRFAKTYVVQGLLAHNLKPRT; via the coding sequence ATGTCGTCTCAGGGATTGGCGGCGCTCACGAGCCCGGCCGGACACGCTTCCCATGTTCGGGTGAAGGTGCTCGACGACGCGGGGACGTGGCGGAATCTGAGCCAGCTTGAGGGCCGCGACTTTCTCGACGCCGTCGAGGTGGACGAGGACGTTGACCAGCCCGTTTCGGCCGCGACGGTGACGCTCAAGCGGCAGATTGAACTCTTCAGCGTGGCCCCGCTCCGGGCCGACTCGAAGCTGAATGCCGCAAACGGGCAGCTCATCCGGCCGGGGCGAGAGTTCACCGTCGAGGCTGCGGTTTCCCCCATCGGCATGTCGCCCAGCGGGAGCGAGTGGCACACGCTTTTTCACGGCGACATCGACGAAGTCGACTTCGCTGGTGAGCAGCTCGTCTTCCGTGGGCGTGACTTGGGCGGCCGACTCCAGGACACATTCATTGAGGCTGAGCGGGCCTACGGTGACGACGTCCAGGGCGTTGCCGTGGAGGTGGTGATGCAGGCCATCCTGACGGACGGCGGGGCGGGCGTGGTGCTCCATACCCCAGTGTCCCCCGGGTGGAGGCTTCGTCAGTACGCGCAGAAGAAGGCGAGTGTCCTCGACGCCGTTCGCGACCTGGCTCAGCAGATTGGCTGGGAGGCGCGCTATCGCTGGCGCGAGTCGAGCGGAACATTCGCCCTGACGTTCTCCGAGCCCAACCGCACGAATCCGCCCCTCGCGTGGACCTTCGGTCCGGACGACTACCGTGACGTCGCGAAGCTCGCCGCCAGCAGGACGGACGTCCGCAACAGAGTGGAGGTCGTCTTTTCGGACGCGGGCGACTTGGACGTCGCTGGGCATGTGAAGACGAAGAGTGTCGTCGTTGAGGACGCCGCGAGTCAGGCCGCCTATGGCGTGCGCTACATGCAGATTGCCGAAGGGGCTTCGAGCAACATCGACCGCGAGGTTGAAGCGCGGAAGATGGCGGAAGCGGCCCTGTCCGACTTGTGCGAGCCGCTCGCCGAGCAGGAAATCGACCTCGACTTCTTCCTGCCGGTGGAGCTGGGCGACCTCTTTCGGTTCCTCCCCAACGGCGTTCACTACTCGGACGCGCAGAACCTGGCGGTCACCGGGTTTCGCCACGTCTTCTCGGCAGAGGGGGATGCACGCACGACGCTTACAACGCGCGGGAAGCCCTCCTTCGGAATCTCCATGTGGCTGGAGATGGATACGCGCCCCGGGCTGGGCGAGCCCGCGCACACGTCCCCGCCTCTGCTCCCGCTGAACATCAACGTGACAGCCGTCGTGAATGGCTTCTCGCTGTCCCTCACCCCGGCTTCGAGTGGCCCAGTTGCTTCGGGGTATGAGCTGCACGTTTCGAGGTCCAGCGGCTTTACGCCGAGCAGCTCCACCCTGCGAGGGACGTTCGACACGACGGCATTCGGTGTGTTCGACCTGATGCCGGGGGCGACCTACTTCGTGCGCGTGGTGCCCCGGGACCGCTTCGGCAATCGAGGGAACGCGTCGCCTCAGCTCGCCGTCACGCCGAAGCAGCTTGAGGGCGCGTCGCTGAGCGATGCCGCGGTCGGCTTCCAGCACCTGCTGTACCCGCCCACCGACAACCTCATTCCGAACGGCTACAACGAAGCGGGCATTCGCGCCGTGGGGAAGTCGCCCGACGGAGACAGGCTTGTCGAGGACCCCGTTAATGCCCGGGTGGGCCGTTGGGTGCGCCGGGTGGAGCTGGCGAACACAGGGGCGTGGCCGGGCATGAGTTGGACGGGCGGGTATGGCTCAACGGTTCCTGGCGGGCGGCTCAAGTGCTCCCCTGGGGACGAGTTCTTCGCCGAGGTCTACGTCAAGGCGTCGTCCATCACCGTCGGGGGCATGGGAACCCTTCACCTGCTGTGGGAGGACGGAAGCGGCGTCTACGCGGGCCAGAATACGGGCGTCTTTCTGGGGCAGGTTGGGACGACATACCGGCGTGTCACCGTGAAGGGGACGTGCCCGGCCGGTTGCACGGGGGTTCAGCTCTTCTGGGAAACCCAGGTGGCGGCGGCCGACGTGGGCAAACGGCTCTACTTCGACGCCGTCTCCATGCGGAAGATGGTCACCTTCGACTTGCTCGCGGCGAACACGCTGAAGACGTCCAACTACGCCGAGGACGGCAGCGGCATACCCACGGCCGGGGCGAAGCTCGACAACGTCGGAACGACGCTCAAGGTGGCCTCGAACAACGTCCAGGTGGGGCGCTACTACCTGAGCGATGGCTTCTTCCGTTCGGTTCAGGCACTCGCCGACACGGGAAGCCGCATCTACTACCGAGGCAACAACGAGGGCGTGCCGAACATCGACCGGCTCAACATCCAGGTGCTTGAGGGCTTCGCGATTGCCGGGGCGGCTGGTGGCGCGGCGAACTTCACCTGGGCGCACTATCACGCAGTCCTTCAGCCGCAGGCGGTGAGCGACAACCTCGATGCGCTGCGCTTCATGGAGGTGGGGTTCTACTGGGCATATAGCGACAGCAACGCGCCCCAATGGCTCTATGGGACGTCGGTGCCTCTGGCTGATCGCAAGTATCAGAACGGAGCAGTCGACGGCGATGCCAGCAACGCGACGAGCGCGGGCTTTACCTTCATGTATGGCGACAGGTTCAACCGGCTGCGGGACGCCATGGCGAACAGGCTGCTTTACCTGAAGGTGCGTCTCCACAATGCGAGCGGCTACAGCGCCGAGCGGTGGTTCTTCCCGCCGAGCAGCTACAACGTCAACATGCTTCGGAGTGCAACGGGCCCCGCGTCAACGCCGACTGGCGGCGGTGGAGGTGGCGGGGGCTCGCACGGAACCTGTGTCGCGCCGTGGGAGCCGGTGTTGCTCGCTGATGGTTCCGAAGTGCCCGCCGAAGTGCTTCGTCCCGGGATGCGAGTGCTCACCATGCACGAGCACGAGAGAGATGGCGGCATCTTCGAAGTGACGAACGTCAGCAGGCATCAGGCGGCGCGCTGCACGCTCACCATGACGGATGGGCGTGTGCTCGTCGTGACGCCGGACCATCGCTGGCGGACGTTCGAGCGCGGCTGGACTCGCACCGACGAGCTTCGTCCCGGGGAGACGATTGATGGAGCCGCTCCGGGACGGGTGGCGCGCGTAAAACCTTCGGCCGCTGGCGACGTGATGAAGATCACCGTTCGCTTCGCCAAGACCTACGTTGTTCAGGGGTTGCTTGCGCACAACCTCAAGCCTCGTACTTGA
- a CDS encoding phage tail protein, protein MAGGGLKVGDLYIVVTAAVGEFSKSMRRVVADVAQTADKVEKLGKKIGAIGGLFSVGLYSALAAVAEFDSGVTERLDRIKLIFTNVFAEIGEAILPHIERLSEVLEHALGWFQRLDPAVKQSVGTMLAWGTAAALAGGALGTAAGVVKSTAEIVNTVVVPALDGAGKAVVRFSGFVRGETPVVEGNLKKVAKGAEQVDAGFAAAFRNAAARILVVAAPLAAVALAVAGVVMLAGTLYKAWNDASTGMRDAFVSAWRGVTEVAGRAVAFFRELFTGLGAIVGTWARGQLETFAFVVRNLARMAAPLARALNLDGVAASLEGLKDLNGAALLGGLKGFADGALGKLKDGFSSVWADVSYGAGYAFDGVKLLGGDAAAFLREKFGGVFDDMLSRPKGKLRTPSAGPEIEAGRVQIGNFNAKEFLTSVGNVAAVIEQVARKKAKELADALARAVDEAKRSLTSRFTQALGGLYELFERFEQGMLVGGVWGGVIAVVAELLAQSSTFATLIQMTASFIQFVADAIGRVLAPVLPLLASAFNMVAPLLDAIVPVLEMLLAPLQAIAPVLEVLGTLFQGLAPLISVLGQILVALTQPLALLAGPIMKAFFAVVRIVAMGILYVVKGVGTVWNGIIGFIAGVFRALSKIPLVGGAFEKMARGLDSMKVPMDQVDGALNTLRDTTYESAAANSAAAVAQWENANATKKATEALSNVPSGFKVALARFNAQDPISGQPQRPHGASPVTSSPAVPVSGGNVSVGQIVIQAAHDPAETARQVYIEMKREAGRRRGNGEWLNGRY, encoded by the coding sequence ATGGCTGGCGGCGGTTTGAAAGTTGGCGACTTGTATATCGTCGTCACGGCCGCCGTTGGCGAGTTCTCCAAGTCCATGCGGCGCGTCGTCGCGGACGTCGCTCAGACTGCCGACAAGGTCGAGAAGCTCGGGAAGAAGATTGGCGCAATCGGCGGGCTGTTCAGCGTGGGCCTGTACAGCGCCCTTGCCGCGGTGGCTGAGTTCGATAGCGGCGTCACCGAGCGGCTCGACAGAATCAAGCTCATCTTCACCAATGTCTTCGCTGAAATCGGCGAAGCCATCCTTCCGCATATCGAGAGACTCTCCGAAGTCCTTGAACACGCGCTCGGGTGGTTCCAACGGCTTGACCCGGCCGTGAAGCAGTCCGTTGGGACAATGCTGGCGTGGGGGACTGCGGCGGCGCTCGCGGGTGGCGCGCTGGGGACTGCCGCTGGCGTCGTTAAGAGCACTGCCGAAATCGTGAATACGGTTGTCGTCCCTGCGCTGGACGGCGCGGGAAAGGCAGTCGTGCGCTTCTCCGGCTTTGTCCGTGGGGAGACGCCCGTTGTTGAAGGCAACCTGAAGAAAGTGGCGAAGGGGGCTGAGCAGGTCGACGCGGGCTTTGCTGCCGCCTTCCGCAATGCCGCCGCGCGAATCCTCGTGGTGGCTGCGCCTCTGGCGGCTGTCGCGCTCGCCGTTGCAGGCGTCGTGATGCTCGCGGGCACGCTTTACAAGGCGTGGAACGACGCGAGCACCGGCATGCGCGACGCTTTCGTGTCGGCATGGAGAGGCGTCACCGAAGTTGCAGGGCGCGCGGTGGCCTTCTTCCGGGAACTCTTCACGGGGCTTGGGGCCATTGTCGGGACGTGGGCACGCGGGCAGCTCGAAACGTTCGCCTTCGTGGTGCGCAACCTGGCACGCATGGCGGCGCCTCTGGCCCGCGCGCTCAACCTCGACGGCGTCGCGGCCTCGCTTGAGGGGTTGAAGGACCTGAACGGCGCCGCGCTGCTCGGCGGGCTGAAGGGCTTCGCCGACGGCGCACTCGGCAAGTTGAAGGACGGCTTCTCTTCAGTTTGGGCGGACGTCTCCTATGGCGCGGGCTACGCCTTCGATGGCGTGAAGCTGCTCGGCGGTGACGCTGCGGCGTTCCTTCGTGAGAAGTTCGGCGGCGTCTTCGACGACATGCTCAGCAGGCCGAAGGGCAAGCTGCGCACGCCATCCGCTGGACCGGAAATCGAAGCGGGCCGCGTCCAGATTGGGAACTTCAACGCGAAGGAGTTCCTGACGAGCGTCGGCAACGTCGCGGCAGTCATCGAACAGGTCGCCCGGAAGAAGGCGAAGGAACTCGCGGACGCGCTGGCGCGCGCTGTCGACGAAGCGAAGCGCTCCCTCACGAGCCGCTTCACGCAGGCCCTGGGCGGGCTCTACGAGCTGTTCGAGCGCTTCGAGCAAGGGATGCTCGTGGGGGGCGTGTGGGGCGGCGTCATCGCCGTTGTCGCCGAGTTGCTCGCACAAAGCTCGACGTTTGCCACGCTGATTCAAATGACGGCGAGCTTCATCCAGTTCGTTGCCGATGCCATCGGCCGCGTGCTGGCCCCCGTGCTGCCGCTCCTCGCGTCCGCCTTCAACATGGTGGCGCCGCTGCTCGACGCAATTGTTCCGGTGCTCGAAATGCTGCTCGCGCCGCTCCAGGCGATTGCCCCGGTGCTGGAGGTGCTTGGCACGCTCTTCCAGGGACTCGCCCCGCTCATCAGCGTGTTGGGGCAGATTCTCGTCGCGCTGACGCAGCCGCTGGCGCTGCTCGCGGGCCCCATCATGAAGGCGTTTTTCGCCGTCGTGCGAATCGTGGCGATGGGGATTCTCTACGTCGTGAAGGGAGTAGGCACGGTGTGGAACGGCATCATCGGTTTCATTGCCGGTGTCTTCCGGGCGCTCAGCAAGATTCCGCTTGTCGGTGGTGCCTTCGAGAAGATGGCGCGGGGCCTCGACAGCATGAAAGTCCCCATGGACCAGGTCGACGGGGCGTTGAACACGCTGCGAGATACGACTTACGAGTCGGCCGCCGCGAACTCAGCCGCCGCTGTCGCTCAGTGGGAGAACGCCAACGCCACGAAGAAGGCGACCGAGGCGCTCAGCAACGTTCCCTCCGGATTCAAGGTGGCGCTCGCGAGGTTCAACGCACAGGACCCCATCTCCGGGCAGCCGCAGAGGCCGCATGGTGCCTCGCCCGTCACGTCGAGTCCGGCTGTTCCGGTGAGCGGCGGCAACGTCAGCGTTGGGCAGATTGTGATTCAGGCCGCGCATGACCCCGCCGAGACAGCGCGACAAGTTTATATCGAAATGAAGCGCGAAGCGGGCCGACGTCGCGGCAATGGCGAGTGGCTGAATGGGAGATATTGA
- a CDS encoding phage tail protein, translating to MSNKHKLLAKNRRVLKSVEVDGVKVNIIKPTMGDRLRLIEQAREAGEMTEKNEPTGDRAGARMLGRIAVCVLHDAETGRPMFSVNDIDELLDESWLEDLATDLTDVFNVSEEKMRGK from the coding sequence ATGTCGAACAAGCACAAGCTGCTTGCGAAGAATCGTCGCGTCCTGAAGTCGGTGGAGGTGGACGGCGTCAAGGTGAACATCATCAAGCCGACGATGGGCGACCGGCTGCGGCTGATTGAGCAGGCCCGCGAGGCTGGGGAGATGACGGAGAAGAACGAGCCGACTGGAGACAGGGCCGGAGCGCGGATGCTGGGGCGCATCGCCGTCTGCGTGCTTCACGACGCGGAGACGGGCCGCCCCATGTTCTCCGTCAACGACATCGACGAGCTGCTCGACGAGTCGTGGCTTGAAGACCTCGCGACGGACCTGACGGACGTCTTCAACGTGAGCGAAGAGAAGATGCGGGGAAAATAG
- a CDS encoding phage tail tube protein, which translates to MSTPVAAHLDSVSVRSDANASQSADRVDGLTDASLSETGDFVETNYLGGSGYKSRVQTLKDTSADLSGHFLEGDAPQSVLRDARDDGSTVYVTFIFDPNASAGSRGKRIPMVVNSYDEKLTPGGVVEFTCKLLGNGAPVAV; encoded by the coding sequence ATGTCCACCCCTGTTGCTGCTCACCTCGACAGTGTTTCCGTGCGCTCGGACGCGAATGCCTCCCAGTCCGCTGACCGCGTCGATGGCCTGACGGACGCGTCGCTTAGCGAGACGGGCGACTTCGTCGAGACGAATTACCTCGGCGGCTCGGGCTACAAGTCCCGCGTCCAGACGCTGAAGGACACCAGCGCCGACCTGTCGGGACACTTCCTGGAGGGCGACGCGCCGCAGTCCGTGCTGCGTGACGCGCGCGACGACGGGAGCACCGTCTACGTGACGTTCATCTTCGACCCCAACGCATCGGCCGGCTCCAGGGGCAAGCGCATCCCGATGGTCGTCAACAGCTACGACGAGAAGCTGACCCCGGGTGGTGTCGTGGAGTTCACCTGCAAGCTCTTGGGCAACGGCGCCCCGGTGGCCGTCTGA
- a CDS encoding minor capsid protein, whose translation MARDTAADLATILAAGGLGLSAGANLFLGPTLEDDDATVPDVACFVLQTGGEPPQSFIGGGRKTYRTVTSQVRVRSARESFREGQALALAALDVLHLVNAAGYVLIEVDEGSPNYVGTDGSDRHWWTFTVDASFIDMGA comes from the coding sequence ATGGCCCGCGACACTGCTGCCGACCTCGCGACGATTCTCGCCGCTGGGGGCCTCGGGCTGAGCGCCGGGGCCAACCTGTTTCTCGGCCCGACGCTCGAAGACGACGACGCCACGGTGCCGGACGTCGCGTGCTTCGTGTTGCAAACCGGAGGGGAGCCGCCGCAGAGCTTCATCGGCGGGGGCCGCAAGACGTACCGAACCGTTACCAGTCAGGTCCGCGTGCGCTCGGCGCGTGAGAGCTTCCGGGAGGGACAGGCGCTCGCGCTCGCGGCCCTCGACGTGCTGCATCTCGTGAATGCCGCGGGCTACGTGCTGATTGAGGTGGACGAAGGCAGCCCCAACTACGTCGGCACTGACGGGAGCGACCGGCATTGGTGGACCTTCACCGTGGATGCCTCCTTCATCGACATGGGCGCGTGA
- a CDS encoding phage major capsid protein, with protein sequence MTREQIAQMVKALGPEVARELVDAAARSAPGRAEPGNAPRGTGVYASAENFGGFAKSVIAAGRRTGAAELVDASKRFGNADVQKAVQLSKFDSAGVLVPIQQSGEVIEFLRPDAAMLKLGVRTQTFKGELHMGKQTGTSVFKWVGEGETVPKSAPKYGKIVLKAHKGMVLTDISNDLLRTPGVGDAGVGEDIRATVADGLDDAGFNGDGTGAAPKGLFAQLDAAHTFASTGTTSAAYLADIDKAVELPLTAHVRMGSAAWVLHPTRATALLQLQNSGVWVFRQEMLDRGTIRGFPFVMTTRVPVSRITFSADWRQFIYGIDEDLILSEHDVRAEYDETTVRAIVKGDFKVRQPKAFSSITYT encoded by the coding sequence ATGACTCGCGAGCAAATCGCACAGATGGTGAAGGCGCTCGGCCCCGAGGTCGCGCGTGAGCTGGTGGACGCCGCCGCTCGAAGTGCCCCGGGCCGGGCTGAGCCGGGCAACGCGCCGCGCGGGACTGGCGTCTACGCGAGCGCTGAGAACTTCGGCGGCTTCGCGAAGAGCGTCATCGCGGCGGGACGCCGCACCGGAGCCGCCGAGCTGGTCGACGCCTCGAAGCGCTTCGGCAACGCCGACGTCCAGAAGGCCGTTCAGCTCAGCAAGTTCGACTCGGCCGGTGTGCTGGTGCCGATTCAACAGAGCGGCGAAGTGATTGAATTCCTCCGGCCCGACGCGGCGATGCTCAAGCTGGGCGTGCGCACGCAGACGTTCAAGGGCGAGCTGCACATGGGCAAGCAAACCGGGACGTCCGTCTTCAAGTGGGTCGGCGAAGGCGAGACGGTGCCGAAGAGCGCGCCGAAGTACGGGAAGATTGTCCTCAAGGCGCACAAGGGCATGGTGCTGACGGACATCAGCAACGACTTGCTGCGCACCCCGGGCGTGGGTGACGCGGGCGTCGGCGAGGACATCCGGGCGACGGTGGCCGATGGCCTGGACGACGCGGGCTTCAACGGGGACGGGACGGGCGCCGCGCCGAAGGGGCTCTTCGCTCAGCTCGACGCCGCGCACACCTTCGCTTCGACGGGGACGACGTCGGCAGCCTACTTGGCCGACATCGACAAGGCCGTCGAGCTGCCGCTGACGGCGCATGTCCGCATGGGTAGCGCGGCGTGGGTCCTTCACCCGACGCGGGCGACGGCGCTGCTTCAGCTCCAGAATTCCGGCGTCTGGGTGTTCCGTCAGGAGATGCTGGATAGGGGCACGATTCGCGGCTTCCCCTTCGTGATGACGACCCGCGTGCCGGTGTCGCGCATCACCTTCTCGGCGGACTGGCGCCAGTTCATCTACGGCATCGACGAGGACTTGATTCTCTCCGAGCACGACGTTCGCGCTGAGTACGACGAGACGACCGTGCGCGCCATCGTGAAGGGCGACTTCAAGGTTCGCCAGCCGAAGGCGTTCAGCTCCATCACCTACACCTGA
- a CDS encoding HK97 family phage prohead protease: MSGTITRSLRLSAVRKDAATLSAVESIGGRRVFKFKASDGDFDRYSDRLNVKGWRVDGYNANGVVLYNHDDGASAAMTGAEPQLPIGKGRVYVEGDALMVDIEFDDEDEFAKKVERKVSKGILNAVSVRYLMLPGQYRQNERGGYDCDAQELLEVSVVTIPGNSRAVRSKSLDEAPDDLVERIATRVVELLDARAEAKSTDEDEQKSEPEEEDVEDEAKSTDEDEAKSTNEEDVEDEQKSEPDEDEDETKGFNAADAAKSFVEAFKGYIRGVKE; this comes from the coding sequence ATGTCTGGAACCATTACACGCTCCCTGCGGCTGAGCGCCGTTCGAAAGGACGCGGCGACGTTGAGCGCCGTCGAGTCCATTGGCGGACGCCGCGTCTTCAAGTTCAAAGCGAGTGACGGCGACTTCGACCGCTACTCGGACCGGCTGAACGTCAAAGGCTGGCGGGTGGACGGCTACAACGCGAATGGCGTCGTCCTCTACAACCACGACGACGGGGCGAGCGCCGCGATGACGGGCGCCGAGCCGCAGTTGCCCATTGGGAAGGGGCGCGTCTACGTCGAAGGCGATGCCCTGATGGTGGATATCGAATTCGACGACGAAGACGAGTTCGCGAAGAAGGTCGAGCGCAAGGTTTCGAAGGGCATCCTGAATGCCGTCTCCGTCCGCTACCTCATGCTCCCTGGCCAGTATCGGCAGAACGAGCGCGGCGGCTACGACTGCGACGCGCAGGAACTGCTCGAAGTCTCCGTCGTGACGATTCCGGGGAACTCGCGGGCCGTGCGCTCGAAGTCCCTGGACGAAGCGCCCGACGACCTCGTTGAACGCATTGCAACGCGCGTTGTCGAGCTGCTCGACGCACGGGCCGAAGCGAAGTCGACCGATGAGGACGAGCAGAAGAGCGAGCCCGAAGAAGAAGACGTCGAGGACGAAGCGAAGTCGACCGACGAAGACGAAGCGAAGTCGACGAACGAGGAAGACGTCGAGGACGAGCAGAAGAGCGAGCCCGACGAGGACGAAGACGAGACGAAGGGTTTCAACGCCGCCGACGCCGCGAAGAGCTTCGTCGAGGCATTCAAGGGCTACATCCGAGGAGTGAAAGAATGA
- a CDS encoding phage portal protein: MRAAFRGSSKRKGTGLELSRWASAPPRREVPALLAAYAEMPWLGTIVDTVGDAFADVTWRAFTRQDPATRKSLVDVSLRRAGGDVRRERLKSLVETGDAVELPDHPLLRLLADPNDYMTGRDFAKLFCLHYDLTGEFFAVVEELAGVPVGLWPVPPDCVLALPDLSKPKSERTYTVAAGGRTFLLPAASVLYVKRLNPADPLGRGIGIAYSLGDEVDTDEHAARFTKNAFFNNMLPGAVIAIEGFNESQAGPARAFKESLAREYGGPANAGRVMITSGRTTFARLDTPFRDMQLVDLRRFLMDFVRMVYRVPPEIVGDVTSSNKATSYAAREHLAEQATKPRAEVFLASMQKHLAPRFEDDVILSYDSPVPADREHRLRVMGTLPSAFTFDEWRVEAGFKPHPERQGFAELLPGQKPNEPGETPTPVEGSSAQAHAEATKDG; the protein is encoded by the coding sequence ATGCGCGCCGCGTTTCGCGGGAGCAGCAAGCGCAAGGGAACGGGGCTGGAGCTGAGTCGCTGGGCTTCGGCCCCGCCACGCCGCGAGGTGCCTGCGCTGCTCGCGGCCTACGCCGAGATGCCGTGGCTGGGAACCATCGTCGACACGGTGGGCGATGCCTTCGCGGACGTGACGTGGAGGGCCTTCACGCGGCAGGACCCCGCGACGCGGAAGTCGCTCGTCGACGTGTCGCTGCGGCGGGCCGGTGGCGACGTGCGCCGGGAGCGGTTGAAGTCGCTCGTCGAGACGGGGGACGCGGTGGAGCTGCCCGACCATCCGCTGCTCCGGCTGCTGGCGGACCCGAACGACTACATGACGGGCCGCGACTTCGCGAAACTCTTCTGCCTTCACTATGACTTGACGGGCGAGTTCTTCGCCGTCGTCGAAGAGCTGGCGGGCGTGCCCGTGGGCCTGTGGCCCGTGCCGCCCGATTGCGTGCTCGCGCTGCCGGACTTGAGCAAGCCGAAGTCGGAACGGACGTACACGGTGGCCGCTGGCGGGCGGACATTCCTCCTGCCTGCGGCGAGCGTGCTCTACGTGAAGCGCCTGAACCCGGCTGACCCGCTTGGCCGCGGTATCGGCATCGCCTACTCGCTGGGCGACGAAGTCGACACGGACGAGCACGCGGCGCGCTTCACGAAGAACGCCTTCTTCAACAACATGCTTCCGGGCGCCGTCATCGCGATTGAGGGCTTCAACGAGTCGCAGGCCGGGCCCGCGAGGGCGTTCAAAGAGTCGCTCGCGCGTGAGTACGGGGGCCCCGCCAACGCAGGCCGGGTGATGATTACGAGCGGGCGTACGACGTTTGCCCGGCTCGACACGCCGTTCCGCGACATGCAGCTCGTCGACCTGCGCCGCTTCCTCATGGACTTCGTGCGGATGGTCTACCGGGTGCCGCCGGAGATTGTGGGCGACGTGACGAGCAGCAACAAGGCGACGAGCTACGCGGCGCGCGAACACCTTGCCGAGCAGGCGACGAAGCCACGCGCCGAAGTCTTCCTCGCGTCGATGCAAAAGCACCTGGCACCCCGCTTCGAAGACGACGTGATTCTCTCCTACGACTCTCCCGTGCCTGCCGACCGTGAGCACCGGCTGCGGGTGATGGGGACGCTCCCGAGCGCCTTCACCTTCGACGAGTGGCGAGTCGAAGCGGGCTTCAAGCCTCACCCGGAGCGGCAAGGCTTCGCGGAGCTGCTTCCGGGGCAGAAGCCCAACGAGCCCGGAGAGACGCCGACGCCCGTCGAAGGAAGTTCGGCGCAGGCGCATGCCGAGGCGACGAAGGACGGTTGA